Proteins from a single region of Ziziphus jujuba cultivar Dongzao chromosome 1, ASM3175591v1:
- the LOC125418836 gene encoding uncharacterized protein LOC125418836: MFQVPLPASHAERSENFDGANFKRWQQKMLFYLTTLGLTRFLTEDAPPSSEESDKETLMAVDVWKNSDYLCRSYVLNSLPDVLFGVYWDMKSAKELWETLDWKYKTKNTGFGKFVVGRFLDYMMVDIKPLISQVHELLVLIQELLAKRMFINEAFQVVTMIEKLPHSWGDFRNCLTHKRKEIDTEALVEKLRIENDKRRSDKRSMKVGVKANVVDHGSSSKNKKKSGKNFKVGA; this comes from the coding sequence ATGTTTCAAGTGCCTCTACCTGCTAGTCATGCAGAGAGATCTGAGAACTTCGATGGGGCTAATTTTAAGAGGTGGCAACAGAAAATGTTGTTCTACTTGACTAcgttgggccttacgaggttccTGACTGAAGACGCACCACCAAGTAGTGAAGAGAGTGACAAAGAGACTCTGATGGCGGTGGATGTATGGAAGAATTCTGATTATTTGTGTCGGAGTTATGTCCTAAATAGCCTACCTGATGTCCTATTTGGAGTGTACTGGGACATGAAGTCAGCGAAAGAGCTGTGGGAAACTTTGGACTGGAAGTACAAGACTAAGAACACAGGATTCGGAAAGTTTGTGGTAGGTCGTTTCTTGGACTATATGATGGTGGATATCAAGCCACTGATaagtcaagtacatgagttgctAGTGCTCATCCAAGAACTTCTAGCAAAAAGGATGttcattaatgaagcctttcaagttgTTACTATGATTGAGAAGCTGCCTCATAGTTGGGGAGATTTTAGAAATTGTCTCACgcacaagagaaaggaaataGACACGGAGGCTCTTGTTGAAAAGCTTCGaattgaaaatgacaaaaggagATCTGATAAAAGATCCATGAAGGTCGGGgtgaaggctaatgttgtggaTCATGGAAGtagctccaagaacaagaagaaatctggaaaaaatttcaaagttgGGGCTTAA